In Marinicauda algicola, one DNA window encodes the following:
- a CDS encoding porin family protein — translation MKTLLLASAAALVAVSGASAQEAGRFYAGAGYTYVDFDDVEFNTLNLRGGYDFNEFVALEGEVLVGLGDEDVDLGGTTADVSLDYALGAFVKGQYPVSEQVSLFARAGYAYMEAEASASGVTLSDDTDGFAYGAGAEWAFAGPNAVRVEYTRYEFEDDAEADSFGATYIRRF, via the coding sequence ATGAAAACCCTCCTCCTCGCCTCCGCCGCCGCCCTCGTCGCGGTTTCCGGCGCCTCGGCTCAGGAAGCCGGCCGGTTCTATGCCGGCGCCGGCTACACCTACGTCGATTTCGACGATGTCGAGTTCAACACGCTGAACCTGCGTGGCGGCTACGACTTCAACGAGTTCGTCGCCCTGGAAGGCGAAGTGCTCGTCGGCCTCGGTGACGAGGACGTCGATCTCGGCGGCACCACGGCGGACGTCTCGCTCGACTACGCGCTCGGCGCCTTCGTGAAGGGCCAGTATCCGGTGTCCGAGCAGGTCTCCCTGTTCGCCCGCGCCGGCTATGCCTACATGGAAGCGGAAGCCTCCGCCTCCGGCGTGACCCTGTCCGACGACACCGACGGCTTCGCCTATGGCGCCGGTGCCGAGTGGGCCTTCGCCGGCCCGAACGCGGTGCGCGTCGAGTACACCCGCTACGAGTTCGAGGACGACGCGGAAGCCGATTCGTTCGGCGCGACCTATATCCGCCGCTTCTAG
- a CDS encoding carboxymuconolactone decarboxylase family protein: protein MVKFEVYTESNAPADARETLEEAREAFGFVPNLLGVLAESPAAVEAYTTLNRIYEDSGLDDEERQIVLLAISYENACHYCMAAHTATGKQAGLDEETLEALREGGPLPDAKQNALAEFARKVVRQRGELSGEDVDAFLEAGYLRKHVFDVLLGNAIKTLSNYANHIAGTPVDDRFESFEWSKPAA from the coding sequence ATGGTCAAGTTCGAAGTCTACACCGAGAGCAATGCCCCCGCCGACGCACGCGAGACGCTGGAAGAGGCCAGGGAGGCGTTCGGCTTCGTGCCCAACCTGCTGGGCGTGCTCGCCGAGAGCCCGGCCGCGGTGGAGGCCTACACCACGCTGAACCGGATCTACGAAGACTCCGGGCTGGACGACGAGGAGCGCCAGATCGTGCTGCTCGCGATCAGCTACGAGAACGCCTGCCATTACTGCATGGCCGCCCACACGGCGACCGGCAAGCAGGCCGGGCTCGACGAGGAAACCCTCGAGGCGCTGCGCGAGGGCGGCCCGCTGCCCGACGCCAAGCAGAACGCGCTCGCCGAGTTCGCGCGCAAGGTCGTGCGCCAGCGCGGCGAGCTGTCCGGGGAGGATGTCGATGCCTTCCTCGAGGCGGGCTATCTCAGGAAGCACGTCTTCGACGTCCTGCTCGGCAATGCGATCAAGACCCTCTCCAACTACGCCAACCACATCGCCGGGACCCCGGTCGACGACAGGTTCGAATCGTTTGAGTGGAGCAAGCCCGCCGCGTAG